The DNA sequence aataaaggctgttaggctagtctccagggagggtgggtgatggtcacaaccacgcattatgggtataaaatacttgactgcaagattaacagtgcatcaatcttcacaagaagcttacaccctttagtggcgctaagctatgaagaccaatgcagacaagtattattaaaaaaaaaaaaaaaaaagagacagatgaggtcattttgaccttgacctttgacctatgaccaccaaaattgaaTCAGTTCATTGTAGATTCCAAGTgagcgtttgtgccaaatttgaagaaattccctcaaggcattcttaaGATATTGTGCTCACGAGAATgaaacagacaaggtcacagtgaccttgacctttgaccacctaaAACTAagcagttcatcactgagtcccagtggatatttgtgccaaatttgaagaaattcccttgaggtgttcttgagatattgtattcacaaggatgggatggaCAGAAGGATGGACAACCTAAAAACATAATGCGTCCACCCACAGCTATTGCCggcattaaaaagaaaaaagattttgtATGACTTATGTAAAGACCCATATTATTACAGTCCCACACTCACATTTTGGCCTGTATCTTGCTATCCAATGAGGTTCCCCAGCTCATCCCTCATTTTCAACTGGTGGAGACATGCTGGATTTCCTGGTTCAGTCGGGTGATATCAGCAAACCTGATGGTCTGTTGGCTACCTGGTTTCACCGAGCCAATAGCAAGGAGGAAATGAACAAAGCCCTCACAAGTAAACTCTCTCACACAGACTTCTTTAATGGTGTTGTTTGTTCCTCAGATTTACATACTATACAATTGCTACATTATCCTCCAGTGATTTGACAAAAATGTACTCCCTTCTTTGTTTCCTCAGGTGACGCTATGATCCTAGAGGCTGACGTCACTCTTGAGGGTTATGGAACACCCAGTGAGAAGCCAATCCCTATCATGGCCCACCCTCCTGCCATCTATAGTGACAACACTCTGGACCAATGGCTGGATACTGTGCTGGAATCTCGAAAAGGTATGGTAGAGTAGAACTGATATTCCTTTCTGTGTCTTTATCTatatgtctgtttgtctgtgtcgaTTTGATGATCTTAAGAAGTAACAGGTTTTAATGCTCTATGTCTCCCTACAGGCATGAAGTTGGATTTTAAGTCTCTGAGATCAGTAGGTTTGTCACTGGACCTGCTTATTCAAAAGAATAGTAGTAGAGGAATAAACAGGCCTGTTTGGCTTAATGCAGACATCCTCCAAGGTCCCAACGTACCAGACTTTGTGCCTCCAATCAATGGAACCAGGTGAAAAAGCTtgattttcatgtattttgtcCATCAGGTCTTTGTTATTCAAAGCTAGTGTTGTATATGTATTATATCTATTATTGCCACACTGACAAATTAGAAACACATTTACTCACTGTCCCATCATAACAACAGCAtatttctctcctttccttccttcctctttttccagatttctgcagTTGATTCAGGAGAAGTTTCCAGATGTGACTTTGTCTCCTGGATGGAGGGTAgtgcatgtttacagcctgattaGGAATCACAGTATAGCACTTGTAGATTAACCTTCTCTATAGGTTTTTTGAACAAGCTGGTGATGTCAGTAAGTTGGTCAGTCGATGGTTCCATCTATGGATCCAGCACTTTTGGTCCAGAGCATAAGTCAAAGACAGGTATGAAGCTAAGACTTTAGAAATATTGAGGTCATGTGTCCTACATGCAGCTACTCTGTAAGAAGTGTGAGGCTGTGCTGCATTCAGCTCTGAACACTGATGTgcctaacatcagcatgctaatgtAGCCTGAGACTGGTAACAATGAACACAGCTACATCTAGTTCTGAATAAACACACCAGACAAAATAACTAATTCAAGCACTGTTAAGCAGTTTTATTTCTGCCTTAAAATCAATAAGAAATAATTTATCTCCTGGTCCTACTAAAAGAGAGGCTGAAGGGAGAGAAGACAGTCAACAGGGGCAGCACAATGTGGCAGATATTAACAGGATATTCACTACAACCACAGTACACCACTCACCCAATCTAAAGGTAGCCACACCAAACTACCACCACACACCACTTTACTACAAATCCTAGTGTTACACCACATGCAGCTGTCCCTGGTGCACCCACTGGCTGCCACCAGGAAAGCCtacagaaagacagaaggaCCAGAGTTAATTATCTTAATTCTTTTATTATGGCAGcattaacaaacaataaatgtaaTTGATAATAATTGGCGCTTGACAGAAAGTTCACATAACCAAGGCAGCCATAGGGGTTTGTGTCCCCCAGGAGCAGCTTGGACTTGCCAGCCACTAAAGTACTTCAGCTTTCCATGGATCTCGGTGTGTGCCTCAAACAAGAGATGTGAGACAAAGAGGCCTACACACTTTGGCTTGACCTTTTTTTAACCTAAGCACCTCCCACTGACACACCCTCCATTCTCCCCTGGTCTACCCAAGGTCCTTAAGTCCTCCTTACTACTCTAACATGCTCAGAATGTTTACCAGGTTGGTCATTTTagaaaaaatactcaaaaaacGCATTATAAGCTGGGCCAATGGCATGAAATGGTATACACTACCGGTCTCCTAACTAGGCGTGGTCTCCTCTACGGCTTATTCCACCGCCCCCAAGAGTTGTAAACAGATTCAAAacaacatacatatatacaacaGTATATACAGAACAAATTTAATGCTTGCTTCTTATTTTGTTGCTGGTTTTTATCAGCAAGCTTAATGTCTGACATCGGCCAAGTGCAAATCATATCAGTCtgattattttgtattttcccCCCTCCAAAAACAGTTAGATActatcaatatatatataattaagcAAAGAAATGTAAGTTTTACTTCAGTTTTAACTTCTGATGCATGGTGTCATGTATAAGTCTATTTAAGTATCTGTTTATGTGGCTGAAAAGAGACAGCGCTACAGTAAAACCGGAGCAACAGTTCAGCACCACAGAAGAGATTCTGTATTGAACACACATCAGCATacactacctaaaatgacagaaaatatgaaaaaaataatttgaagtGGGATCTTTTAGTGTGGTCCATGTCCCATTCGTTAACATGGAGGGGAtggggtttatgacctacaCTATAGCCAGCCTccagggggcgatcaagatGTCTGGTTTCACTTTTGGGGTGCCGTCGTGTGTCCAAGTTAGCCATTGTTACTAATACCAGATAATATACACATTTCACCATATTTCACACATAGAAACACCAtagcaacatgtccacagatagaAGTTGGACAGTACTGAGTGTACgactgttttaatgagacacaaagaaGTGCCAATAAACACTATATTGCTAAAGTTTTTACTTCTGTTAATGGGCGGGGCAGCCATGTGGGATTTTGCATTTGGGGTTGGTGAGGTTCCTCCAGCTTTGCAAGTCAGAAATCTGACTTCAGGGGGCGTTCCACATAAAATTTTCAACTGGGAACTGCAAATGGAGTGCACCCAGTCTATGGGAAGAATTCAACAATTGTTACAGCCTCACAGGACTACCAGTTCAGCTGTAGACCTTTAGTTCGATTTTAGTCAGAATGATTGTGTTTCACACCTGACATTGCATTGTTTGTGACAGGTGGGCTATTTTCCTCCGCATAATGTTGAGACCTACACCAGGTCCATGGTGGAGGAGATGTACAATATGATCAAAGATGTCCCTCAAAAGGTAagctttaaaacacacatacaaaatacaTCAGGGGATCCAGTATTATTTAGTATCAAGCAGCATGGGAATTAGTCTGAATTAGTCTTCAACTCTGGTCAGATGTGAGCGTGTCATTTTAAAATTCACTTAACATGTCCACACAAAAGAGCAGGAAGATTAATGATGACTAGGCATGCCACTAGGCCACTAACTAGCAAGTTCAGTTGCTACCTATGCTACCACGGTTCATTCAGGTATCTCCTATCTCTCAGCTAACTGATCCGTTTTGTATCTTTACTGTGGAGATGTTTATAGTCTGGCAGAGCAGGGTAATAAATTATCTGAAGCTAATATGACCActtgttcctttttttcctcaatgGACAGCACTGCCAAAAAGGCTTGTTCAGAGGTACTAGTTTGCACATCAAAGTTTACCAAATTTGAACTCTCCTTGAAATCTTGATGTACATTTACTCAGCTTCTGCTAGTGGGTTCAGTGATTGCAACAGTTCCATTCACTGAAAACTGATATTACACCAAGATTTCGTTGATTTAAATGCTGGTGTGACCAGGCCTTTAAAGTAATCAATGCAGCTCTTCTGTTTGATAAGTTTGATATACTGGCATTATAAccatgctgcattttattgcGTGATACACAAGATCCTTTAGGAGGAAACACACAAGGGCTACTGTTTCCAGTGAGAGATAGTAATAGCAATAAATGTTCAAAGACAAAATTCTTTTTAGTGTCAGCAAGTAGTGCTAAACAGGCAGAGGTCATTGTTCGTAACACTCGAAGAACTGTGTTGCTTACCTCCTCACTTTTCTTTGTGTGACATATAGTATTGTTGTTAATGTCCCTACAAAGATGCAAAAACATATGGGAAagctttgtcaaaatgtgttagTTGCTAGGGAGGGAAGACAAGTAACATCATCACTATGGTCTCATTCGCTCATGTTATATCAAGGTCTCCCATTGAATTTCGCAGTGATATTCTGATATGTAGCAATAACCTATGTGGTTGCTGATACTAAATGAGGAGTTATAAAATCTGCAATAAAAGATTTAGAACAGTTTGTGTCTCTAGGTGACATTCCCAGTCCATGCCCTCTTGGTTCGCAGCGGCTGGCAGCACATCAGCTGGATCCTGAGCCAGTCACCACGGTAACACAGACAACGTCCTACTGTACTATGGCAATGAGCAAAGTCGGTCATTTATTATTAAGGGTAACCCAATCTTTAGTCTGTCTAAACAGGCACTCAAGTGATAATCCACAGCATTTTCAAACACAGAATAATTCAGTGGTTGTATTTCCCGTCTCTGATTGATAATAACATATCAGTTCATGaaaattttcacatttaaagtttGTTCCAGAGAGAAATTGATCTGGCTTGCAGAAAATTTAGCCCAGTTGCCAGTAGAAAATATTAGCATTGTAcacttctgcaaaccacagatacattaaaCTTGCAAAATTTATACGTCATGTCTTGGAATTAGATTTGTCTCATTAATACCTGTAAATGCACAGAGGGTGATCTACAAATATTTCTTGATCTGCACACGtttcataattatgtgtgtgaacagatcgacaatctgtgtgtaaatgtgtaatctgtaaatataaaacacattccacaaatacaaaaaatatctgtgaatacgttaaattaatttgcaaataaatgaaaagcatttgtgagtatcttcctaacatttacaactttcgaacaggcatttgtgaactcagtttttatttgtgaatcgaAAAAACACTTGTGGATCTCAGTTCTACACGTGTggatttgctttttacacacacagatttttgaaacAAACTTTCCGCTGGTCCAAACGAAAATGGACTCGTATCATTCGGCCATCTTCAGATAGCACGTGATCACCCAGCTGATGACGCCATTTCCGCGTGTGAAAGTAAGAGCGTGCAGTCTTTCTAtgatctgttttttgttgttgtttttttaataataatcagcGATAAGTAACgtgcattcattgttttatgttaatgtcatacagtgagtattagtgtgtttatttgttctatGTATCTGGCATGGTGGCTTGGCTGcttcttcagttggcagttaTCAACCAACTCattctttatatttttcatttattctttcgaGTAGGATTAAAGTCACAAAGCACTTCATATCTTATTATTAGTGTACTCTTACTAATGTAGCCTAGTTGTAACGTCTGTGCAGACCGCACCATGTTTAGTTAGGTTACATCGTTTCAGTGAGGTTTCGTTAACTGTTGTAAGATATGACAAGTGGCAACACCCTGGTTAAGGTCTTTGATAGAACAGCTGTTGGTGTTAGTAGCTCTTTTTGTTTGGAAATGTAATATTGTAGTTGTATTGTTCATTGTTAATATGTAGATTgcgctaagctaacgttagctactgaaACAGCatctgctgccatggcaacagtaaataTTTATGTTGCGGGCTGGGGGGACGAAAGCAGGGtgcagcattttttaaattgtaaatagACCAGAAGTCAGTACCATCCAACCTGTAAAGAGGGCCACGGTAGAAGATGCTGGTGACTGACATCCAGACGTCTCTCCACAACCTTTCAATGCTAGCGTAATCAGTACAAAATTATGGGGTTTAAGAGTTAGACATTTTCAGCACAGCATTTAAAAGACCATTTTATCGTTAAAcaataatagaaaataaatacagctattcataaaatatatttgtattcataagaatgaataaaaatgcaaaatataagTGTACCTACGTACATCTGATCTAACCCATGCAGTCCATGTTCTAACTGCTGAGTTTTCTAGTTTAAATAGAGCCATTAAGTCAtgatgacacaaaaacactttgaccagtagatgGCGGTAACAAGCCTGCTGGCCAAACAAAGACAACTGCCAACTGATTATACATATAGAAAATACCAATTatgctaaaaacaacaaatgggGTGCATGGTTACCGTAAATGCAATGGTAAGTGAAACACACAAGTTATCTTTTACAGGTTGGACGGTACTGACTTCTGGTCTATTAACAATGTATAAAATGCTGCACCCTGCTTTCGTCCCCCCAGCCCGCAACATAAatgtttactgttgccatggcagcagatGCTGTTTCAGTAGCTAATGTTGGCTTAGCGCAATCTACATATTAACAATGAACAATACAACTACAATATTACATTTCTAAACAAAAAGAGCTACTAACACCAACAGCTGTTCTATCAAAGACCTTAACCAGGGTGTTGCCACTTGTCGTATCTTACAACAGTTAACGTAACCTCACCGAAACGATGTAACCTAACTAAACACAGTGCGGAGAGCACAGACATTACAACTACATTAGTAAGAGTACACTAATAATAAGATGTGAAGTGCTTTGTGACTTTAATCCTACtcgaaagaataaatgaaaaatataaaggatGAGTTGGCTGATAACTGCCAGCTGAGGAAGCAGCCAAGCCACCGTGCCTTTCAtactcaaacagaaatgtatacaaaagtgtgtgccagatacatagaacaaataaacacacactaatactcactgtatgacattaacataaaacaatgaatgcacATTACTTATCGctgattattatttaaaaaaaacaacaacaaaaaacagatcaTAGAAAGACTGCGTGCTCTTACTTTCACATGCGGAAATGACGTCATCAGCTGGGTGATCACATCCGAAGATGGCCGAGTGATACGAGTGCATTTTCGTTTGGACCGGCGGAAAGTTTGTTTCAAAAATCcgtgtgtgtaaaaagcaaatccACACGCGTAGAACTGAGATCCACAAATGTTTTtcgattcacaaataaaaactgagttcacaaatgcctgttcgaaagttgtaaatgttaggaagatattcacaaatgcttttcatttatttgcaaattaatttaatgtattcacagatattttttgtatatGTGGAATGTGTttcatatttacagattacacatttacacacagattgtcgatctgttcacacacataattatgaaaCGTGTGCAGATCAAGAAATATTTGTAGATCACCCTCTGTGCATTTACAGGTATTAATGAGACAAATCTAACTCTATACATGTCAACATGTTACGTAGTATATCAGGAATTTGTTATGtagtatataagctgactttgtcaatgggaggtggaggggctggtggatggcgtgacacctaggtAAGATacctaccaagctgcagactatTGTTTAAAACCAGTTGTGATTTAGTGAGTTATTGCTGTGTGATAGTGGTACATAAAACAGTTGTATTTTAACAAGACGTTGCTGCTTTCCCTGCAGggatttttaagtgtttttagtACTTAAAACTAATCACGTTAACTACagcatttttgaaaagtaaagtttaaatgtatctgctacatgattatgtgcaaatgtaacatttccatggtttgcagacagGTACATTTATTCCGGCGACTAAGAGAAATTTCTTTGTAAGTTGCTGAGCACAATAAGAAAAGAGCATCAGCTGAACTTTAACTAAAGAATATAGACTGAGGAACATGAAATATCCTTAATGTGACTGTGATTCTGTTCATATTTTTGTGTTCAGTTACATTGATAAGCCACATGATACTGCACTTTGTGACACTGTGACTGCTGTGGTGTTGTGATTTGGTTTCCAGgttcagtctgacattgtggCAGGGTTCAATTCACCCAAACATCACTGATCTTCTGTTCATTCGTGAGAACACCTACCCTACCAGAGTCTACTATGATATATATGAACCAACACTATCTGCATTCAAAGAGGCTGCAAGTAAGGAAGGAGCTGTTCATCAAGAAACAGTGACCAAGTTTACAACAGAGGTGCAGTCTGCCAGTCAGTCAGTGCTTTGTTGCAAACATGTAGCATTAAACCTAGCTAGATTTGTGGGAAGGCATTTACAATTTAGCATTTTTATTGCTAAATACCTGTtgcaaaaaaagattttaagaaATATTACCTAACTTCAATAAAGAGACAAAGCTGATGGTTAGGGTTACTTGAATTTTTAGATCCAAAAATAACCAGTTGACTTTGAACAACTTGAATACTGGGCGtgtgattattttatttatttttattattattacagtgtGGAGAATATTACTGCATTTTATTGTTCATGAAGAAAATTCACAATATACATATCAGTTACAACATTATCATTTGCTGCCATGTCTGTGATACATAAgtcaaaagtgaaaaataattttcattagATGATAAAGGTTAGAAATGACTTGCTGTTTCACTTTAATTATTGATATATTAATTCTGTTTACAGGGCACCAGGGACTTCTGAGAAGATTCTATCCTGGAGGAAACCTGATGGACTTCCTCTATCCGGGTCACAACTCAGATGCTGACGTTCTGTCCACAgccacacaacacaacagccTTGCAGTCCATTGGCTGAGAGTCACTGACAAGACCTCCTTATTGGCTCAGTTTTCAGGTATGTAGATACAAACGTGGTTTCTTCAGACATACAGACAATTCACTTTCATCATTTTTGATGTAGTAGGCTGTCTGGCTATGCTGAAATGTCACAGAAAAACTTCTGCCATCACAATACTGTCAtttgaaatcatgaaaaacaaaattcgacacactgtcatttttcaaattttattaggcactggaaaaaatgaaataggTGACATAAAAGCTGTAATCTAATCACAGTAAATTATGTGAATGTGGTTTTTAAAGTCATGATGTCTTAGAACAGCTGGAAAAGCTGTGCTCCCACACCACAGCTTGGAGAGGACTGAAACTACCTTCTGCTCCTCGACACTGATTGGTGCAGAAGCAAAACTTAGGGTTGGGCAATGTGTTAAAATCTTCAAACTGGCcaccaacaactgctgcagTTTTAGCCGGAAGATAGGTTTGAGTGGTGAGTTTGCTACATTCCACAAGCTctcttagctttttttttttggtctaatACGTTTACACAGAATAAACTCACAAAATACCAAGAAAGGAAATATTCTTACACCTCttttccttattaaacagaAGAATACAAGCCTACACCATCTCATTTCGAGTTTCTTGCTTTCACTGAACCAAGACTAGTTTGGTTGCCTTGtttattgtaaaacacacttcaagctcaacaaaaacaaaataaaactcaacaaAACCTCCTTGGTTACTATTTCCCCTGTTTCAGCAATCACAAattctggtttggttgaaatgaaCCCTTTATTCACAGTTAGATgtaaaatatgctggctctaaaCACTGTTTATCCCCACTGTCTCTTTCTCACTCGTTCATTCTTCAGAGGCAGACCACTGAATTAGTGAaatcaaatgacaaaaaacaactgctaAAGTATTCAGCCAACTGACAATTTATTTGTCCAATCGTAGGTGCAGCTGGTGTTGGTCAGGGTCCACTCCTCCGGGTCAGTCTTGTTACACTTTGTATAGGTGTTCAGCTGCTCTACGAAGGAGGTGGATCCTGGATATCTGGGCTGGTTTCTGAGCCCTGCTTATCATATTGTTCAGATGTTCCCTCCCTCACATTTCCCCTGGATAGTGTCAGTGTAAACCTGTggacactgttgtttttttaatcataacGTCACTGTGATGGTTAAAAGGCATTAATCCTGTTTATAACATCTGTCTGGATGTCCAGAAGGTGATGGTGGTATGCTGGTGGTTCAGGTGGCCTCTGACAGCAGCCGACTTGGAGTCCCTCTGGTGGAAGGTTCTGGAAAGAGCTCAGAGGCCTTCACACTGCAGGTACGTACATAAGTGAAAAACAGGTTGTtagtggcagaaaaaaaacctgtttctcattttcttaAAAAAGACATTGCAATTAGGCCATACAATAAATGACATGTGGATAAATAAGGCTTtatgtgtggatgtgtttgtAGGACTTCCTGCAGCTGCTTGGGCAGAGACCTGATGTTCCCTGGGGTGTTTACCTGCGGATCCACACGCAGCAGCTTCTTGAAGCTTCCCTCAAGCTGCTGCACTCAGCCTACAATAGAGAGAAGCTCTACAGACCTATCTGGATCAGCATGGAGGATTTACAGGGCACTGACAATGTTGAGGTATGTAGCTTCCTGTTCACCATTTATATAAATGATATAGTCTTGTCTTTACAAACCTGTTTAGTCCACATTTATGCAGATAACTCTATTTTATACTGTTGGGCTGGCTCTATAAAATTGGCTACTGGAAGCCTGCAGAtttctgtgagtgctttggaaGATACACTCACTGATCTCAAACTTGTATTAAATGCAGATAGAACAAAATATATGCAGTTCTCCAgagccaaaaacaaaatgaaaatataagtgtCTGAGAGgtctgagcatacaactggaaaagaaaaacgtggattatactgcacgagttatgtgagtttgtaaacagatgtcttGATAAAGTTTTGCTATTGTTAAATGCAGTCCCTAATCATTCAGGAAATAAATTTGTGTGCTGTTTtccgtggaggcatgtgagaaaaacaaagttttcttcatgaattcaaggtaacatggcatTACCAACTGATTTATGAATGGCCCACTTTGTGGGGgaagtattcttttaagtgCATTTTTGAGGTGCTTGTAATTTTGCTCTTGTTCCAATACTTAAGCTACAATAAAGTTGTGTAAATCCTGTGTTGTAACCCACTTCTCTTTCTGTCAGGAGTTTGTATCCACAGTAGAGAGGTTGTTCCCTTACATTACCATCGTCCTGACAGAGCAGAACAGGCCTCCTCTGACCCCAGCAACAGGCTTGTCTCAAAGGGTGGCCCTACATCTGAAAACAGCATCACTGCCAAAAGGACAAGAGGCGTTAAACTCTCTAATGGGAATGATGTACACATATGACCTAATTGTGGAGGAGGACACAAAAAGCAGTGCTGGAGCTCTTGCATCCTTCAAAGGACTTATGACCCAGCGTACAGGGAGAGCAAACACAAACCTGTATGTGATGTCTGATCAGTCCTAACTGAGTATAGACATGACCAACCCAGAATTACAGCATTTAAAAGGATAATTGTGTCATACAGCTACCTCTTAATTTAATGTGAATTGACATAACTATGGGGCACTGACTCAACAGCTCTACACACTGTTAATCATCGGAAGGCTAATGTTATCAGCGGATACTGGCTATTTACTCATCTATCAGTGTATCCGGTGATGGATATCAGTAAGAAATGATTGTACATAAATGAGAGTGCTTGAGATGTCTTGTATTCcattgaaatgaaattaaatgtagGATGTGACTTGTACATGTATAATAATATCTTTCATACCTCTCAATTtatgaaagaaagagaagggtGTTGATGGCAATACATCAACTAGTTGTAATTTAGTCTGAACCATAAATGTCAATGCTAGAGGAGAAGTctggggatcaccaaagtcaataGGACTGACCATGAATGTCTATAAAGGATTGCACTAAAAGCAGTTGCCAAGACATTTCAGTCCGAACCAAAGCAATGACCACTGttgccatccctagagccaCTGGCATGGCTAAAGTAACGGTGCAGAATCTGTTAGCAGGTTTACGTTCAGCTATAAAATACCTCACTTCCAGCAGCCTACATAATTTTGTTGCAGCTCTTTGATGCCAGAACAGAAGCTGGCATGCTAAATCTATTAGCCTACATAGTTAACTATGCCTATCCCTATGTTCCCATGGTCCTGTGTTCCCAAGATTTAAATGGAACATAATGGGGAATGACAAAGGGTCTTATGATCCCCAGGATCATACGATCCCCTGATTTATATGACAAAGGTTCTTATGTTCCCAGGGCCCAAAGTTCCTAGGTTCTACATTAGTGCTCTCCCAGAATTATACGTCCCCTAGATCCTGTGTTTCCCAGGGTCCTACGTTCCCCTAATTTATGACAAACAATCATATGTCCCCAGGGTCCAAAGTTCCCAAATTCTACATTAGTGCTCTCCCAGAATTATATGTTCCCAATGCCCTGTGTTTCCCAAGGTCCTACCCTTTCCCAGATTTATATGGCAAAGGGTcttatgttcccagggtccgaAGTTCCCAAGTTCTACATTATTGCTCTCCTAGAATTATATGTCCCTGACGTCCTGTGTTTCCCAGAGTCCTATGTTCTCCAGATTTATACGACAAGGGGTCTTATGTTCCCATAATCCGAAGTTCTACACAGGGTTATATGTTCTCAGGGTCCTATGTTCTACAGCTCAATATAGCACATGATGGGAACCTGAAATATGATGAATAGGGGCATAAGTCAACcaattcattaaaataaaagagatggcatttaaaaagggaaaaaaaaccattATTAAACATTTAGCATTAGGTAAACATAATAAGATTATGAAAAAGCTTTAAGGTAAGGTTAGTTTATTTCTGAAATATTTAACATGAAACAGGTCAAATGTGACCCAAACACAACAACAGGGTTAATGTATGTAAACAGAATATTAAACTTGGATACATGGGAGCCTAGGAGCATATGACCTGAGAATCATAGGATTCTAGGAACATAGCTATGCTCCCATGGGACTTTCAGGATCGCACTTCCAATCGTGTGGTTGGTCCAGCACTTTGGTCCTGAGTAAAACTTGACAATTAATGATTCCCCAAACTTTTCCTCCAATACCACAAGGAGGCTGACCTTTT is a window from the Epinephelus fuscoguttatus linkage group LG15, E.fuscoguttatus.final_Chr_v1 genome containing:
- the fam151a gene encoding protein FAM151A — protein: MLDFLVQSGDISKPDGLLATWFHRANSKEEMNKALTSDAMILEADVTLEGYGTPSEKPIPIMAHPPAIYSDNTLDQWLDTVLESRKGMKLDFKSLRSVGLSLDLLIQKNSSRGINRPVWLNADILQGPNVPDFVPPINGTRFLQLIQEKFPDVTLSPGWRVGYFPPHNVETYTRSMVEEMYNMIKDVPQKVTFPVHALLVRSGWQHISWILSQSPRFSLTLWQGSIHPNITDLLFIRENTYPTRVYYDIYEPTLSAFKEAARHQGLLRRFYPGGNLMDFLYPGHNSDADVLSTATQHNSLAVHWLRVTDKTSLLAQFSEGDGGMLVVQVASDSSRLGVPLVEGSGKSSEAFTLQDFLQLLGQRPDVPWGVYLRIHTQQLLEASLKLLHSAYNREKLYRPIWISMEDLQGTDNVEEFVSTVERLFPYITIVLTEQNRPPLTPATGLSQRVALHLKTASLPKGQEALNSLMGMMYTYDLIVEEDTKSSAGALASFKGLMTQRTGRANTNLYVMSDQS